In Primulina eburnea isolate SZY01 chromosome 3, ASM2296580v1, whole genome shotgun sequence, one DNA window encodes the following:
- the LOC140825214 gene encoding AT-hook motif nuclear-localized protein 24-like, producing the protein MDNHSLPPPFHAREFNLQHRFHHHSQNSEDEQSETIENGLNMGQKRNREEGNIDSAGKDGGITAGGGEMSGSRRPRGRPAGSKNKPKAPVIITRDSGNALRTHVMEISNGCDIVEVVSDFSRRRQRGVCIMSGSGYVANVTLKQPTSPRSAVTLQGLFEILSLAGSFLPPPAPPAATGLTIYLSGGQGQVVGGTVVGPLLASGPVIIMAASFSNAAYERLPLEEEDNAVQVKGTSLGSPPRPQNHQQHQISADPCLFQGTLTSDQMPTEPFWSTGLSPF; encoded by the coding sequence ATGGATAACCATTCTCTGCCGCCTCCATTCCACGCTAGGGAATTCAATTTGCAGCATCGTTTCCATCACCACAGCCAAAACTCCGAAGACGAGCAAAGCGAAACCATTGAAAACGGCCTGAACATGGGACAGAAGCGAAACCGCGAGGAGGGAAATATTGACTCTGCCGGAAAGGATGGCGGCATAACGGCCGGAGGCGGGGAAATGTCCGGATCAAGAAGGCCTCGGGGACGACCCGCCGGTTCCAAAAACAAACCGAAGGCACCGGTCATCATCACCCGTGACAGCGGCAACGCGTTGCGAACCCATGTCATGGAGATATCCAATGGCTGCGATATCGTCGAAGTTGTCTCCGACTTCTCCCGCCGCCGCCAGAGGGGTGTCTGCATTATGAGCGGAAGTGGCTACGTGGCGAATGTAACCCTAAAGCAGCCTACCTCCCCAAGGTCGGCAGTGACTTTACAGGGTCTGTTCGAGATCTTGTCGCTGGCGGGATCGTTTCTACCGCCACCTGCTCCACCTGCAGCCACCGGGCTTACTATATATTTATCCGGCGGTCAGGGGCAGGTGGTGGGAGGCACTGTGGTGGGGCCGCTGCTTGCGTCTGGCCCGGTTATTATAATGGCTGCTTCATTCAGCAATGCTGCATATGAAAGATTGCCGCTTGAAGAAGAAGATAACGCTGTTCAAGTTAAAGGAACCTCACTTGGATCTCCGCCGCGGCCGCAAAATCATCAGCAGCACCAAATTTCAGCTGACCCTTGTTTGTTTCAAGGTACGCTAACCTCCGATCAGATGCCGACCGAGCCATTTTGGTCTACCGGCCTCTCACCGTTCTAG
- the LOC140825215 gene encoding PGR5-like protein 1A, chloroplastic, producing MASKLGFTVAKPRFLMAHIRKPFVSVSSLPSSAPGAHSIQFGAAKLSLQRRLLDVSAKATTDKPGQAQEDDVVDSNVLPYCSLDRKRKKTIGEMEQEFLQALQAFYYEGKASMSNEEFDNLKEELMWEGSSVVMLSPDEQRFLEASMAYVSGEPILTDKEFDELKQKLKIDGSEIVVEGPRCSLRSRKVYSDLSVDYLKMFLLNVPAAVVALGLFFFLDDLTGFEITYLLELPEPFSFIFTWFAAIPAIIWLSFTLTNFIVKDFLILVGLCPNCGTENNSFFGTILSVSSGGATNKVKCANCATEMIYDSKTRLITLPEGSEA from the exons ATGGCTTCCAAACTCGGGTTCACCGTGGCAAAGCCGAGATTTTTAATGGCCCACATTAGGAAACCATTCGTTTCGGTTTCTTCCTTACCGTCTTCTGCTCCAGGAGCTCACTCGATTCAGTTCGGTGCCGCTAAGTTGTCCCTTCAACGTAGACTACTGGATGTTTCCGCCAAGGCCACTACTGATAAGCCAG GTCAGGCCCAAGAAGATGATGTGGTTGACAGCAATGTGTTGCCCTATTGCAGCTTAGATAGAAAACGAAAGAAGACTATTGGGGAGATGGAACAAGAATTTCTTCAAGCACTTCAG GCATTCTATTACGAAGGAAAAGCCTCCATGTCAAACGAGGAATTTGACAACCTCAAGGAAGAACTAATGTGGGAGGGGAGCAGTGTTGTCATGCTAA GTCCTGACGAACAGAGGTTTTTGGAAGCTTCGATGGCATATGTTTCTGGGGAACCAATTTTGACAGACAAAGAGTTTGATGAACTGAAACAGAAACTTAAG ATCGATGGAAGTGAAATTGTGGTCGAAGGTCCTCGTTGCAGTCTTCGTAGTAGAAAG GTTTATAGCGACCTTTCTGTTGACTACCTCAAAATGTTTCTTTTGAATGTACCAGCAGCGGTTGTTGCCTTGGGATT gtttTTCTTTCTTGATGATCTGACGGGATTCGAAATCACCTATCTTTTAGAG CTGCCAGAGCCCTTCAGTTTCATTTTCACATGGTTTGCAGCTATCCCCGCAATAATATGGTTGTCTTTCACGCTCACAAACTTCATTGTGAAAGATTTCTTGATCTTGGTG GGCCTCTGCCCAAACTGTGGCACAGAAAACAATTCATTCTTTGGTACCATACTATCTGTATCAAGTGGGGGTGCCACCAACAAAGTAAAATGTGCAAA TTGTGCGACGGAGATGATC